A region from the Muribaculum gordoncarteri genome encodes:
- a CDS encoding ISAon1 family transposase N-terminal region protein produces MKTADAFWQFLPEGLDELFEMVKFEKTDQSYDIWLDEKKKLSDEDFRNPNIVARGYTDYVTVQDYPMRGRPVFLHMRKNKWWDKKTNEIFSYNLELPNEERTRLSTEFVAFLKDEGGDDGIVD; encoded by the coding sequence ATGAAAACCGCAGATGCATTTTGGCAATTCCTGCCTGAAGGATTGGACGAACTGTTTGAGATGGTCAAGTTTGAAAAGACAGACCAGTCCTACGACATATGGCTTGACGAGAAGAAGAAACTGTCGGATGAGGATTTCCGCAATCCGAACATTGTTGCACGTGGATACACGGATTACGTTACAGTCCAGGACTATCCGATGCGCGGCAGACCGGTGTTCCTGCACATGCGCAAGAACAAATGGTGGGACAAAAAGACCAACGAGATATTCTCATATAACCTGGAACTGCCCAACGAGGAGAGGACACGACTCAGCACCGAGTTCGTGGCTTTTTTAAAAGACGAAGGTGGAGACGACGGCATTGTCGATTAA
- a CDS encoding ISAon1 family transposase produces MSIKHIAQMYCVNGKYFAEQYRNRISGYTEWREAELGCGFYFNANNIGPYMSLDETCLSNGEVWTFLTNKDGHGGRGTLAAAIPGTKSDEITTILIGAMGKSVRRRVKEVTCDLSPSMMLIAAEVFYNAHVVNDRFHVQQVYNEAVDEIRIDIRRQLIAEDNSRDKSETPITYSNGETMRQILARSKHTLMMSQNKWTDIQRHRANILFKHYPILKAAYHLAMELRQIFNAKISPTKAMGRMNKWYEKVMALGNNNFRSVIKTFRNHAPTILNYFRRRATNASAEVFNSKVKIFRSQMRGVRDRDFFIFRLVKLYA; encoded by the coding sequence TTGTCGATTAAGCATATAGCGCAGATGTACTGCGTCAACGGCAAATATTTTGCCGAACAGTATCGCAACAGGATAAGCGGTTATACCGAATGGCGTGAGGCCGAACTCGGTTGCGGCTTCTACTTCAACGCTAACAATATCGGCCCGTACATGAGTCTTGACGAAACCTGCCTGAGCAACGGCGAGGTATGGACTTTCCTCACGAACAAGGACGGACACGGTGGCCGTGGGACGCTGGCGGCGGCCATACCCGGCACAAAGAGCGATGAGATAACCACAATCCTCATCGGAGCCATGGGTAAATCGGTCAGACGCAGGGTAAAAGAAGTGACCTGCGATCTCTCGCCCTCGATGATGCTGATAGCCGCCGAGGTATTCTACAACGCCCACGTCGTTAACGACCGCTTCCATGTGCAGCAGGTCTATAACGAGGCTGTCGACGAAATTCGCATAGACATACGCCGACAGCTCATTGCCGAAGACAACAGCCGTGACAAATCAGAGACCCCAATTACATATTCCAACGGCGAGACCATGCGCCAGATCCTTGCCCGCAGCAAGCACACCCTGATGATGTCGCAGAACAAATGGACTGACATACAGCGTCATCGCGCAAACATTCTGTTCAAACACTATCCGATACTGAAAGCTGCATACCATCTGGCTATGGAACTGCGCCAAATCTTCAACGCAAAGATATCACCCACCAAAGCAATGGGTCGGATGAACAAGTGGTATGAAAAAGTAATGGCATTGGGCAACAACAACTTCCGCTCTGTCATCAAGACGTTCAGGAACCACGCCCCGACTATCCTCAATTATTTCCGACGTCGCGCAACTAATGCCTCGGCCGAAGTCTTCAACTCCAAAGTGAAAATCTTCCGCTCGCAGATGCGCGGCGTAAGAGACCGTGACTTCTTCATATTCCGACTCGTCAAGCTCTATGCATGA